One window of the Leptospiraceae bacterium genome contains the following:
- the recG gene encoding ATP-dependent DNA helicase RecG, with protein MKAKSRISQNSRLISEIPVEVLSGLGEAKKKALDKIGIHTIEDLLYFFPRRYVDRSFHEEFFLKEGNITLIVKVQSSFLAHGRKSRLMVQCKTLKGNSLTLIFFNGLQYYRYAFQKEKNYVVSGKLEIYKGSYHMIHPEVEAIDEEDIHQAIHSGGIIPIYSTTEALKKVGLDSRGFRRLIHQVLQKIEMEWVVPEIFPEEIRKKYKLPSRKDAIKQIHYPESRESYRIANRTLKFEELFLFGVLIHKKKETRKSFPRQVYPLSFGESKLFEILKKNLPFELTNGQQQAIQKMLEGSKRPYMSAFLLQGDVGSGKTLVAFSVALHYIEKGYQVALMAPTELLARQHYNTLSTLPGFIPGVQLDLLTGSETKKNKEIVLDRIKRGDSNFIIGTHSLIEPNVEFHSLGLVIIDEQHRFGVQQRENLRQKGKNPDLIAMTATPIPRSLCLTIFGDLELVYLKEKPAGRKPVKTMWLREHQREGLYKSIRKYLQQGRQCYIVYPVIEESEKLDLKAATEAYEELKTQIFPEFRVELIHGRMKPEERDKIMRDFRNGKVHILVSTTVIEVGVDVPNATIMVIENAERFGLSQLHQLRGRVGRGTEESFCVLVSNSDSSAAKARLQAIVEIQDGFELAEIDLKIRGPGELLGTKQHGLPDFRLSDFVKDRKLMEIAYSEATQYPHINEEAIKFLKKSFSEGVMVFPN; from the coding sequence ATGAAAGCGAAATCTCGTATTTCTCAAAATTCTCGTTTAATATCCGAAATCCCTGTGGAAGTATTATCAGGCTTGGGAGAAGCTAAAAAAAAAGCCTTAGATAAAATTGGCATTCATACGATTGAAGATCTTTTGTATTTTTTCCCACGAAGGTATGTGGATCGAAGTTTCCACGAGGAGTTTTTCTTGAAGGAAGGAAACATAACTTTGATTGTAAAAGTTCAATCTTCGTTTTTGGCTCATGGCAGAAAATCCCGCTTGATGGTTCAATGTAAAACCCTAAAAGGAAATTCCTTGACACTAATATTTTTTAATGGTTTACAATATTATCGATATGCCTTTCAAAAAGAAAAAAATTATGTGGTTTCAGGAAAATTAGAAATCTATAAAGGTTCTTATCACATGATTCATCCAGAAGTAGAAGCAATCGACGAAGAAGATATTCACCAAGCTATACACAGCGGAGGAATTATCCCAATTTATTCTACAACAGAAGCTCTAAAAAAAGTAGGTTTAGATAGTCGAGGTTTTCGAAGGTTGATACATCAAGTTCTACAAAAGATCGAAATGGAATGGGTGGTTCCTGAGATCTTCCCAGAAGAAATTCGAAAAAAATACAAACTCCCATCTCGAAAAGATGCCATCAAGCAAATCCATTATCCTGAATCAAGAGAGTCTTATAGAATTGCCAACAGAACATTAAAGTTCGAGGAGTTGTTTCTATTTGGTGTTTTGATTCATAAGAAAAAAGAAACTCGAAAGTCTTTTCCCAGACAAGTTTATCCTCTATCTTTTGGAGAAAGCAAACTTTTCGAAATCCTAAAAAAGAATCTTCCGTTTGAGTTAACAAACGGACAACAACAAGCCATACAAAAGATGCTCGAAGGTTCTAAACGTCCCTATATGTCGGCATTTTTGCTTCAAGGGGATGTAGGTTCTGGGAAAACCCTTGTGGCTTTTTCAGTAGCTCTGCATTATATCGAAAAAGGATATCAAGTAGCTCTGATGGCACCAACGGAACTCTTGGCTCGCCAACATTACAATACTTTATCCACTTTACCGGGTTTTATTCCTGGGGTGCAATTAGATCTCCTCACAGGTTCAGAAACCAAAAAAAATAAAGAAATTGTATTGGATCGGATCAAACGGGGTGATAGTAACTTTATTATTGGAACCCATAGCTTGATTGAACCTAATGTGGAGTTTCATTCATTAGGATTGGTTATCATCGACGAACAACATCGATTTGGCGTGCAACAACGGGAAAACCTACGTCAAAAAGGGAAAAACCCAGATTTGATTGCCATGACAGCAACACCCATTCCAAGGTCCTTGTGCTTAACTATTTTTGGAGACTTGGAGTTAGTGTATCTCAAAGAAAAACCTGCGGGGAGAAAACCCGTCAAAACCATGTGGTTAAGAGAACACCAACGAGAAGGACTTTATAAATCCATCAGAAAGTATCTCCAACAAGGAAGACAGTGTTATATTGTTTATCCAGTCATTGAGGAATCAGAAAAGCTGGATTTGAAGGCAGCAACCGAAGCCTATGAGGAGTTAAAAACCCAAATCTTTCCTGAGTTTCGCGTAGAACTCATTCACGGAAGAATGAAGCCCGAGGAACGAGATAAAATCATGAGGGATTTTCGAAATGGCAAAGTCCATATTTTAGTAAGCACAACTGTGATTGAAGTGGGAGTTGATGTTCCCAATGCTACTATAATGGTGATTGAAAATGCAGAAAGATTTGGGCTTTCACAACTTCATCAACTACGAGGAAGGGTTGGTCGCGGAACAGAAGAGTCTTTTTGTGTTTTGGTGTCGAATAGTGATTCTTCGGCTGCGAAAGCGCGACTACAGGCCATCGTAGAAATACAAGATGGTTTTGAATTGGCTGAGATTGATCTTAAAATCCGAGGACCTGGCGAGTTATTGGGAACAAAGCAACATGGACTTCCTGATTTTCGTTTATCGGATTTTGTGAAGGATCGAAAATTAATGGAAATAGCTTATAGTGAAGCCACTCAATATCCTCACATTAACGAAGAAGCCATTAAGTTTTTGAAGAAGAGTTTTTCTGAGGGTGTGATGGTGTTTCCCAATTAG
- a CDS encoding VWA containing CoxE family protein, whose translation MFIGFLYSLRKEKIPVSLIEFLDLLKVLWELHQQNEALTLERFFLISRSLLVKDTKFYDKFYQVFYSYFGQIQKLDISKIEDIIQNWLSSIHGEVSLIQEQKIYLTKEIFEELKKRLEQQKEEHHGGSFWIGTRGSSPFGQCGAPTQGIRMGDFSTSRLAIEKYASSNYEDYNPNEVFNVRQYKVALKKLRKLQKAGNLVLNIKESVKKTSENLGDPWLVFERLKKNQISLILLMDVGGSMTPFQNLVNRFFSACYKLQYFKEFHHFYFHNTIYEWIFYHANFKKKIHIEDFYKKFQKNYHVIIVGDACMNPYELYDKQHAFFEYYYLTDKVLTQEELQKVSSTIKNSYQRLREFKKHFPKSVWLNPLREFQWDHETIDAIRGIFPMFFLNLNGIERAIETLLKS comes from the coding sequence ATGTTTATTGGTTTTTTATATTCACTTAGGAAAGAAAAAATTCCCGTTTCGTTGATAGAATTTTTGGATTTATTAAAGGTTTTATGGGAGCTCCACCAACAAAATGAAGCTTTGACCCTGGAAAGATTCTTCTTGATTAGCCGTTCCCTTTTAGTGAAGGACACAAAGTTTTATGATAAGTTTTATCAGGTTTTTTATTCTTACTTTGGTCAAATCCAAAAATTGGACATCTCGAAAATAGAAGATATAATTCAAAATTGGCTCAGCTCTATTCATGGAGAAGTTTCTCTTATTCAAGAACAAAAAATTTATCTAACAAAAGAAATTTTCGAAGAATTAAAAAAACGACTCGAACAACAAAAAGAAGAACACCATGGGGGAAGTTTTTGGATAGGAACAAGAGGGAGCTCACCCTTTGGACAATGTGGTGCACCTACTCAAGGTATCCGAATGGGGGATTTTTCTACCTCAAGGCTTGCTATCGAAAAATATGCATCCTCAAACTATGAGGATTATAATCCCAATGAAGTTTTTAATGTTCGGCAATACAAAGTGGCATTAAAAAAATTACGAAAACTCCAAAAAGCAGGTAATTTGGTTCTGAATATAAAAGAAAGTGTGAAGAAAACCTCTGAAAACTTAGGAGACCCTTGGCTCGTCTTTGAACGTTTGAAGAAAAATCAGATTTCTTTGATTCTGCTTATGGACGTAGGTGGTAGCATGACGCCTTTTCAGAATTTAGTGAATCGTTTTTTTAGTGCCTGCTATAAACTTCAGTATTTCAAAGAATTTCATCATTTTTATTTTCACAATACAATTTATGAGTGGATTTTCTATCATGCAAACTTCAAGAAGAAAATACATATCGAAGATTTTTATAAAAAGTTTCAGAAAAACTACCACGTCATCATCGTAGGGGATGCCTGTATGAATCCTTATGAGCTTTACGATAAACAACATGCTTTTTTTGAATATTATTATCTTACTGATAAAGTTCTTACTCAAGAAGAATTACAAAAAGTCTCATCGACAATAAAAAATAGTTATCAACGGTTAAGAGAATTCAAAAAACACTTTCCTAAATCTGTCTGGCTTAATCCTCTACGAGAATTCCAATGGGATCACGAAACCATTGATGCCATTCGAGGCATTTTTCCTATGTTTTTTTTAAACCTCAATGGAATTGAGAGAGCTATTGAAACACTATTAAAATCCTAA
- a CDS encoding DUF2892 domain-containing protein, producing the protein MQRNVGTVDRIIRVVVGLVIIVIGFVYQSWWGAVGLIPLLTGAIGWCPAYLPFNIKTNKS; encoded by the coding sequence ATGCAAAGGAATGTTGGAACAGTAGATCGAATTATTCGTGTGGTTGTAGGTCTGGTGATCATTGTGATAGGTTTTGTGTATCAAAGTTGGTGGGGAGCCGTAGGACTCATTCCCCTATTGACAGGAGCTATTGGTTGGTGCCCTGCTTATCTTCCGTTTAATATCAAAACAAATAAATCTTAA
- a CDS encoding DUF2892 domain-containing protein: protein MLERHIDSFDRIAKILIGLFLIYWIGFRYESWWGMVGFIPILRGIFPKYTCWDYFITGSCELPKSNWETPSHPQKNSSSKT, encoded by the coding sequence ATGTTAGAAAGACACATTGATTCTTTTGATCGAATTGCTAAGATTTTGATTGGTCTTTTTTTGATCTATTGGATTGGTTTTCGATATGAAAGTTGGTGGGGGATGGTGGGTTTCATCCCCATTCTTCGAGGTATCTTTCCAAAATACACATGTTGGGATTACTTTATAACAGGAAGTTGTGAACTTCCGAAATCTAATTGGGAAACACCATCACACCCTCAGAAAAACTCTTCTTCAAAAACTTAA
- a CDS encoding PQQ-dependent sugar dehydrogenase — MKTKFFLMGILLFLMGIISSCQWIQNQIIEIFTPEYTAQSREFAPLFEGKDTQRKKILIQLQPIISGLPQITSIAEFPLDSQFLFVTIKTGEMMVYNTKNQSYLLKKFDVLTSSEQGLLGIAFHPNFKENRLLYLHYSVEIEKKKYGRISEFVLSPSKTKKGFPYELERERVLLEVQQPYSNHNGGHLEFGPDGFLYIGLGDGGWRDDPMNHSQNPRTLLGAMLRIDVKPSKDKPYSIPFDNPFRFNPDWREEIFAIGLRNPWKYSFDPRSKRLIVADVGQDAFEEISIVEKGKNYGWRIKEGFSCYLDKQFCSRTDLVDPIYVYDHSEGQSITGGYVYMSDEIPELKFKYIFGDFVQGRIWAIELPETNEKIREDQVYSLGKWPILISTFGITSRGEVLVGDFKTGKIFRITKK; from the coding sequence ATGAAAACTAAATTTTTTCTGATGGGAATTTTGCTTTTTTTGATGGGTATTATAAGTTCTTGTCAATGGATACAAAATCAAATCATTGAAATTTTCACACCTGAATATACAGCTCAATCTCGTGAGTTTGCACCTTTGTTCGAAGGAAAAGATACCCAAAGAAAAAAAATCCTGATTCAACTTCAACCCATAATTTCAGGATTACCGCAAATCACTTCCATAGCTGAGTTTCCTTTGGATTCCCAGTTTCTTTTTGTTACCATCAAGACGGGGGAAATGATGGTATATAATACCAAAAATCAATCATATCTTTTGAAAAAGTTTGATGTTTTAACTTCATCTGAACAAGGGCTTTTGGGGATTGCTTTTCATCCTAACTTTAAAGAAAATCGACTCTTATACCTTCATTACTCTGTAGAGATTGAAAAGAAAAAATACGGAAGGATTTCGGAATTTGTATTATCACCTTCAAAAACAAAAAAAGGATTTCCTTATGAACTCGAAAGAGAGCGAGTTCTTTTAGAAGTTCAACAACCTTATTCTAATCATAACGGAGGGCATTTAGAATTCGGCCCCGATGGTTTTTTATACATTGGATTAGGGGATGGTGGATGGCGAGATGATCCTATGAACCACTCCCAAAATCCAAGAACTTTGCTTGGAGCTATGCTTCGAATTGATGTTAAGCCTTCGAAGGACAAACCCTACTCCATTCCTTTCGACAATCCTTTTCGTTTTAATCCTGATTGGAGAGAAGAAATCTTTGCCATCGGACTTCGAAACCCCTGGAAGTATAGTTTCGATCCCCGATCCAAACGTTTGATTGTTGCCGATGTGGGACAAGATGCATTCGAAGAAATTTCGATTGTAGAAAAAGGAAAAAATTATGGATGGCGCATCAAAGAAGGTTTTTCATGCTATCTAGATAAACAGTTCTGCAGTCGCACAGATTTGGTGGATCCTATCTACGTTTATGACCACTCCGAAGGACAATCCATCACAGGAGGGTATGTTTATATGTCGGATGAAATCCCTGAACTCAAGTTTAAGTATATCTTTGGTGATTTCGTTCAAGGTAGAATCTGGGCAATAGAGCTACCCGAAACAAATGAAAAAATCAGAGAAGATCAAGTATATAGTTTAGGTAAGTGGCCCATTTTGATTTCTACTTTTGGAATCACTTCTCGAGGTGAAGTTTTGGTTGGGGATTTCAAAACAGGAAAAATCTTTCGTATAACGAAAAAATAA
- a CDS encoding NADP-dependent isocitrate dehydrogenase, whose amino-acid sequence MQNFTTITVSLGDGIGPEIMKSVLKIFDAAEVPLNYEFIEIGEKAYYEGYLSGIKPKDWEVLKKNKIFFKSPITTPRGSGYKSLNVTIRKTFGLYANVRPCVSYHPFVFTRHPNLDIVIIRENEEDLYAGIEYQQTSEVVETLKLITYPGSEKIIRYAFEYARAYNRKKVTCMVKDNIMKHSDGLFQSVFQEISKEYPDIESNSQIIDIGAAHLADRPEKYDIVVTMNLYGDILSDLVAQIAGSVGMGGSANIGDRLAMFEAIHGSAPDIAGKNIANPSGLLNAGIMMLVHMGFGEHAKIIHNAWLKTIEDGIHTADIYQDGISKKKVSTEEFTHAVIERIKHREQPKILKPANYEKLGKGIPFFPYKRKTTNKELVGVDIFIDYFGEASELGEKLTNITKHNTELRLKMITNRGMKVYPNEFTETFCSNYWRCRFISKKSIESNVEDSYVAVKKEEILKLISILYDSGFEVVKVQNLYLIDGVRGFSLGQAE is encoded by the coding sequence ATGCAAAACTTTACTACTATTACTGTTTCCTTAGGTGATGGTATCGGTCCAGAGATCATGAAGTCTGTTTTGAAAATCTTCGATGCTGCTGAAGTTCCCTTGAATTATGAATTTATTGAAATTGGCGAAAAAGCATACTACGAAGGATACCTTTCTGGGATTAAGCCAAAAGACTGGGAAGTCTTGAAAAAAAACAAAATTTTTTTTAAATCTCCCATAACTACACCCAGAGGCTCAGGCTATAAAAGCCTAAATGTTACAATTCGAAAAACATTTGGCTTGTATGCTAATGTACGTCCTTGTGTTTCCTATCATCCTTTCGTTTTTACCCGACATCCAAACTTGGATATTGTTATCATTAGGGAAAACGAAGAGGATTTATATGCAGGAATAGAATACCAACAAACATCAGAGGTTGTAGAAACCCTCAAGCTAATTACGTATCCCGGCTCAGAAAAAATCATTCGATATGCTTTTGAATATGCCAGAGCTTATAATAGAAAAAAAGTCACATGTATGGTGAAAGACAATATTATGAAACATTCTGATGGTTTGTTTCAGAGCGTGTTTCAAGAAATTTCCAAAGAGTACCCTGATATTGAAAGCAACTCTCAAATCATTGATATTGGCGCAGCGCATTTAGCGGATCGCCCAGAGAAATACGATATTGTAGTGACTATGAACCTATATGGAGATATTCTTTCTGATTTAGTGGCACAAATAGCAGGTTCAGTAGGAATGGGGGGTTCTGCTAATATTGGTGATCGCCTCGCTATGTTTGAAGCCATACACGGCTCAGCTCCCGATATAGCAGGGAAAAATATCGCCAATCCATCAGGTTTATTAAATGCAGGGATCATGATGTTGGTTCATATGGGTTTTGGAGAGCATGCAAAAATCATTCATAATGCATGGTTGAAAACCATTGAAGATGGCATCCACACAGCAGATATTTACCAAGATGGTATCAGCAAAAAGAAAGTAAGTACTGAAGAATTCACTCATGCAGTGATTGAACGTATCAAACATCGCGAACAACCAAAAATTCTTAAACCCGCAAACTATGAAAAATTAGGCAAAGGTATTCCCTTCTTCCCGTACAAAAGGAAAACCACAAATAAAGAACTGGTTGGAGTTGATATTTTTATTGATTATTTTGGCGAAGCTTCTGAGTTAGGAGAAAAACTGACAAACATTACGAAACACAACACAGAACTACGATTAAAAATGATAACCAATAGAGGCATGAAAGTTTACCCGAATGAGTTCACCGAGACTTTTTGTTCTAACTATTGGCGCTGCCGATTTATCTCTAAAAAGTCAATCGAGTCGAATGTAGAAGATTCGTATGTAGCCGTCAAAAAAGAAGAAATCTTAAAATTGATTTCGATACTCTACGATTCGGGATTTGAAGTAGTTAAAGTCCAAAATCTCTATCTCATCGATGGTGTTCGTGGTTTTAGTTTAGGACAAGCAGAATAA
- a CDS encoding branched-chain amino acid transaminase, whose protein sequence is MPDLNSIAFHEGEFRPLRECTINIMTHALQYGTMVFGGIRGYYNSKKDNVFLFRPYDHFKRLHNSAKIMQMKPKYSIEEMVNILKELTIRNQYKSNIYFRPFIYKSALRLSPSLHDVEDSFSVYSLLLDDYLDTNRGLRVMISSWRRIDDNIIPTRAKVSGGYANSALAKSEALQNGFDEAIFLDHRGYVSEGSAENIFIVRDGVLSTPPNHSAILEGITRRSVLEIARREHIPVEIRDISRSELYIADEVFFTGTGAQVAWIAEIDRRVIGNGEIGPITKLLKEKYEKIVYGEDPEYSHWVVPVYG, encoded by the coding sequence ATGCCTGATCTGAATTCCATTGCTTTCCATGAAGGTGAATTTCGACCACTACGTGAATGCACTATTAATATCATGACTCATGCTCTCCAATATGGCACAATGGTATTTGGTGGAATTCGAGGTTATTACAATTCTAAGAAAGATAATGTGTTTTTATTTCGACCTTATGATCATTTTAAAAGGCTTCATAATAGTGCAAAGATTATGCAAATGAAACCCAAATATTCCATAGAAGAAATGGTAAATATTTTAAAAGAATTAACAATACGAAATCAATACAAATCCAACATATATTTTCGTCCTTTTATTTACAAATCGGCTTTGAGGTTGTCTCCAAGTCTACATGATGTAGAAGATTCTTTTTCGGTATATTCCCTTCTTCTTGATGATTATTTGGATACAAACCGTGGGCTTCGAGTAATGATCTCGAGTTGGCGAAGGATTGATGATAACATTATTCCCACTCGGGCTAAGGTATCTGGTGGTTATGCGAATTCTGCCTTAGCAAAATCCGAAGCCTTACAAAATGGTTTCGATGAAGCCATTTTTTTAGATCATCGTGGTTATGTGAGCGAAGGAAGTGCTGAAAACATATTTATCGTAAGAGATGGAGTTCTTTCAACCCCTCCTAATCATTCCGCCATCTTAGAAGGAATTACGAGAAGAAGTGTTCTCGAGATTGCTAGAAGAGAACACATCCCCGTTGAAATTCGTGATATTTCTCGTTCGGAACTTTACATCGCCGATGAGGTATTTTTCACTGGCACGGGTGCTCAAGTGGCTTGGATCGCTGAGATTGATCGACGAGTGATCGGAAATGGTGAGATCGGTCCTATCACAAAACTTCTAAAAGAAAAATATGAAAAGATTGTTTATGGGGAAGATCCCGAATATTCCCATTGGGTTGTTCCTGTTTATGGTTAG